Proteins encoded together in one bacterium window:
- the rpsT gene encoding 30S ribosomal protein S20 produces the protein MAHHSASIKSIRQDKSRQARNRSYRSELRTMTKKVLATTDQAAAETLYQEASSLLDKMARRRIIHPNKAANQKSRLALHRNRLAAKAS, from the coding sequence ATGGCCCACCATTCTGCTTCCATAAAAAGCATTCGCCAAGACAAGAGCCGGCAGGCGCGCAATCGCAGCTATCGCTCCGAGTTGAGAACCATGACCAAGAAGGTCTTGGCAACCACTGACCAGGCCGCCGCGGAGACGCTGTACCAAGAGGCTTCGTCTCTGTTGGACAAAATGGCGCGCCGGCGCATCATTCACCCCAACAAGGCCGCCAATCAAAAGTCACGCCTGGCGCTGCACCGTAACCGCCTCGCCGCCAAAGCTTCTTGA
- a CDS encoding peptidase M14 translates to MIRALRALLWLSASLLACFSLRAQTSEFYPGAVYDPAVPTLEQVIGFGWAEDITLHYEAERYLQALAESSPRLELVQYAESWEGRALYYLIVASEKNMSRLAEIKKAMRQLAAGRGLTPAQAEELIGRMPAIVWLSYGVHGNEISSPDAALLLAYHLAAAQNDSVRNRILDNCVVIIDPMQNPDGRDRCVNYLRQTQGRWPDENPLAAEHNEPWPSGRSNHYLFDMNRDWFANTQPETAGRTRIFLEWYPQVFVDLHEMGFNQTYYFAPPANPKNPNLTSAQIDWLTRFGQNNANWFDRFRFDYFTREIFDSFYPGYGEGWPLFQGALGMTYEQAGPDGMVIRRQDDTLLRFREAVHHHFIASLATAEMAAGQRSELLRFFFNYRREAITEGTREAVKEYVLPPGRDPNRTAKLAALLMQQGIEVKRAEASFNNARVRDYFGGTLAARTFPAGTFVISTAQPAKRLVRTLLDRRTEMDQAFIEEQLQRRKKRLPDEFYDVTAWSLPLLYGVECHLAEVASTGNLSVLHTPPRPQGRVLGSTAHLAYLLPWGSNSAAAALADLLRQNIRVHTADKEFVHSGIKFPRGSLIIKSKDNPADLFERLQRVAAEHGVDVHPTANSWVSEGVNFGSGHVRFIHPPKVAMAYNLPTNPLSAGWTRFLLEQQYGHPVTVINTWQLGAADLDKFNVLILPEGSGYWGGGYSTVMQEGMVQRLKNWIRSGGTLISFGDATRWLTEEKVDLLATSRELRSGKPERKAAKEEKPGEAAAPAAGVYDYEQAIQPKEELPEATPGALLRVLLEPAHWLSAGYEDGQAVVMVESRNIYTPLTLDKGVNVGVYAAEDKLIASGFTWESSRKQLANKAYLMYQPLGRGHVVAFAEDPNYRAFMDGLNLLFLNAVLLGPAH, encoded by the coding sequence ATGATCCGCGCCCTGCGAGCATTGCTGTGGTTGAGCGCGAGTTTGCTTGCCTGTTTCTCTCTGCGTGCACAAACATCCGAGTTCTATCCCGGCGCCGTCTATGATCCGGCGGTGCCCACCCTCGAACAAGTTATTGGCTTTGGCTGGGCGGAGGACATCACCCTGCACTACGAAGCCGAGCGCTATCTGCAGGCGCTGGCGGAAAGCTCGCCGCGCCTCGAGTTGGTGCAGTATGCCGAGTCGTGGGAAGGCCGGGCGCTATACTATCTGATCGTGGCTTCCGAGAAAAACATGAGCCGCCTCGCGGAGATCAAGAAGGCCATGCGCCAGCTCGCGGCCGGCCGCGGCCTCACGCCGGCGCAGGCGGAGGAGTTGATTGGCAGGATGCCGGCCATCGTCTGGCTGAGCTACGGTGTGCATGGCAACGAGATCTCCAGTCCGGACGCGGCGCTGCTGCTGGCTTATCACCTCGCTGCCGCGCAAAACGATTCCGTGCGCAACCGGATTCTGGACAATTGCGTGGTGATCATCGACCCGATGCAAAATCCGGACGGCCGCGACCGCTGTGTCAACTACCTGCGCCAAACCCAGGGCCGCTGGCCTGACGAAAATCCACTGGCCGCCGAGCACAATGAACCCTGGCCTTCCGGTCGCTCGAATCATTACTTGTTTGATATGAATCGCGACTGGTTTGCCAACACCCAGCCCGAAACCGCCGGCCGCACCCGCATCTTTTTGGAATGGTATCCGCAAGTCTTCGTCGATTTGCATGAGATGGGATTCAATCAAACCTACTATTTCGCGCCGCCGGCCAATCCCAAGAATCCCAACCTCACCTCGGCACAAATCGACTGGCTGACGCGCTTCGGCCAGAACAATGCCAACTGGTTCGACCGCTTCCGCTTCGATTATTTCACCCGCGAGATTTTCGATTCTTTCTATCCCGGCTATGGTGAAGGCTGGCCGCTGTTTCAAGGCGCCCTCGGCATGACCTATGAGCAGGCCGGGCCGGATGGCATGGTGATCCGTCGCCAGGACGACACCCTCTTGCGCTTCCGCGAGGCCGTGCATCATCATTTCATCGCTTCGCTCGCCACTGCGGAAATGGCCGCCGGGCAGCGTAGCGAGCTGTTGCGCTTCTTTTTCAACTATCGCCGCGAAGCCATCACCGAAGGCACGCGCGAAGCGGTGAAGGAATACGTGCTGCCGCCGGGCCGCGATCCCAATCGCACCGCCAAGCTCGCCGCGCTGTTGATGCAACAGGGCATCGAAGTCAAACGCGCTGAAGCTTCCTTCAACAATGCCCGGGTGCGCGATTATTTCGGGGGCACGCTCGCGGCCCGGACATTTCCGGCCGGTACTTTTGTGATTTCGACGGCGCAACCTGCCAAGCGGCTGGTGCGCACGCTGCTCGACCGCCGCACCGAAATGGATCAGGCTTTCATTGAAGAACAACTGCAGCGCCGCAAGAAGCGGTTGCCGGATGAGTTTTACGACGTCACCGCCTGGTCGCTGCCCCTGCTTTATGGCGTGGAATGCCACCTCGCCGAAGTTGCCTCGACCGGCAACCTGTCCGTGCTGCACACGCCGCCGCGCCCTCAGGGCCGCGTGCTGGGCAGCACGGCGCATTTGGCTTATCTCCTGCCGTGGGGCAGCAACTCCGCTGCCGCAGCGCTGGCGGATTTGTTGCGGCAAAACATCCGCGTGCACACGGCGGACAAGGAATTCGTGCACAGCGGCATCAAATTCCCGCGCGGCTCGCTGATCATCAAGAGCAAAGACAATCCCGCGGATCTGTTCGAGCGGCTGCAGCGCGTGGCTGCGGAACATGGCGTTGATGTACATCCCACCGCCAACTCCTGGGTCAGCGAGGGCGTGAACTTCGGCAGCGGCCACGTGCGTTTCATTCATCCGCCCAAAGTGGCGATGGCCTACAATCTGCCCACCAATCCGCTCTCCGCGGGCTGGACGCGCTTTCTGCTCGAACAGCAGTATGGCCATCCGGTGACAGTCATCAACACCTGGCAGCTCGGCGCGGCGGATCTCGACAAATTCAATGTGCTGATTTTGCCGGAGGGCTCCGGTTACTGGGGCGGCGGCTATTCCACCGTGATGCAGGAAGGCATGGTACAGCGTTTGAAGAATTGGATCCGCAGCGGCGGCACGCTCATCTCCTTCGGCGATGCCACGCGCTGGCTGACCGAGGAGAAAGTCGATTTGCTCGCCACCTCGCGCGAGTTGCGCAGCGGCAAGCCTGAGCGCAAAGCCGCGAAAGAGGAGAAGCCCGGCGAGGCCGCCGCGCCGGCTGCCGGTGTCTATGATTACGAGCAAGCCATTCAACCCAAAGAGGAGCTGCCCGAGGCCACGCCGGGCGCATTGTTGCGCGTCTTGTTGGAGCCGGCGCACTGGCTGAGCGCAGGCTATGAGGATGGCCAGGCAGTGGTGATGGTCGAAAGCCGCAACATCTACACCCCGCTCACGCTCGATAAAGGCGTGAATGTCGGCGTCTATGCTGCAGAAGACAAGCTGATCGCCAGCGGTTTCACCTGGGAATCGTCGCGCAAGCAGCTCGCCAACAAAGCTTATCTCATGTATCAGCCCCTGGGACGGGGACACGTGGTGGCTTTTGCCGAAGATCCCAACTACCGCGCCTTCATGGACGGCTTGAATCTGTTGTTCCTGAACGCGGTGTTGCTCGGCCCGGCGCATTGA
- a CDS encoding DUF3387 domain-containing protein, giving the protein MSQKTPDYVEIVRSVTELLVHGFGYRYAHGASASFQQERSNASETLLLARLQARPGAPPLPQALAELSPASAAPPAAIRQQLHRKLIHAAPSPRPDHPAAGGHYFDFEHPENNEFLLVEQLTAKSFTGQQKLDLVIFVNGIPLVVAEIAAPGPAGLGQGLARLQELQHPAGVPRLFQCVQVLLIVQKDAAYYAAPGSPPEAFRAWPDPFPLSFEELRRLLASLPSRPNDFPTPADALVAGLLAPGNLLDLVRGFVFFAPFPVVEHARLARPHQWQAVQLAVRHLLRSAGAPAWPDNGGIIWHPLGTGKIKTLSALVVKLRRIATFHQTTLLLITDCEKSRRQLVEACEHHGLPAPLHADQSDLLARLLRQHPGATVLANTDCFAEHTETRVGQPEATAQPPARALIALIDCHDHGEASEWSGRFRRALPQACLVGLTATPAPRNRQQFPVGMRDYLHLYTYRQARQDGLLVPVYCESPLPERQPQQTTSTTPAPAATGHPVREVQVALQFDRISAIAANLVEHFQHNVAANGFKAMLLTCSDQATALYYQALAAHNLAPVAVRFAQPPATDSSWRDLYLNIPDHSHALHRLHTESGPLLLITSSAAGLATPPPELQAIYLDQPATGARLLHFAGLTAGMGAPFKMNGLLVDYWGVTANLEEALAEFDPQEVQHVLAPRFAEARFEELQRCHLAVLACFETHLSRLSTEQWLLALTPAEARQTFSKTFLAFVRLLDALLPHAQARKLLGEARWFDSIRQEAASFYFDDSLARAQPSPKVRDLMARHVEEVPQLSLKEYVSVYDKSFEMEVERLISPLAKLARLQHALLHETNLRRARDPAFFEALLQRTEEILRERLQGRSDDDATQRRLWEQITILRAGPAATAAALHLSEDAFAVFGILQKALAADTAEATQRREQHRAMANEMLAAVTPALGIIDWNIKEDLQREMRRQLKRVLRNARCPSSAVEPLTAAVMQLIHARFGKKVVYRRS; this is encoded by the coding sequence ATGAGCCAAAAAACCCCGGATTACGTCGAAATTGTGCGGAGCGTGACGGAACTACTCGTGCACGGTTTCGGTTATCGCTATGCCCACGGTGCCAGTGCGAGCTTCCAGCAGGAGCGCAGCAACGCCAGCGAAACCCTTCTGCTCGCGCGGCTGCAGGCACGGCCCGGCGCCCCCCCGCTCCCGCAGGCCCTGGCTGAGCTGTCGCCCGCCTCCGCTGCTCCTCCTGCTGCGATTCGCCAGCAACTGCACCGCAAGCTGATCCACGCCGCTCCCTCTCCCCGCCCGGACCATCCGGCTGCGGGCGGGCACTACTTCGATTTTGAGCATCCTGAGAACAACGAATTCCTGCTCGTCGAGCAACTCACCGCGAAAAGCTTCACCGGGCAACAGAAGCTCGATCTGGTCATTTTTGTCAATGGCATTCCATTGGTGGTCGCGGAGATTGCGGCCCCGGGTCCGGCGGGCTTGGGGCAAGGTCTGGCGCGCTTGCAGGAATTGCAGCATCCTGCCGGAGTTCCCCGGCTGTTCCAATGCGTGCAAGTGCTGTTGATTGTCCAAAAAGACGCGGCGTACTATGCCGCGCCCGGTTCTCCGCCGGAGGCCTTCCGCGCGTGGCCGGATCCCTTTCCCCTCAGCTTCGAAGAGCTGCGGCGGTTGCTCGCTTCCCTGCCTTCGCGACCAAACGATTTTCCCACGCCCGCTGACGCGCTGGTGGCCGGTCTGCTGGCGCCCGGCAATCTCCTTGATCTGGTGCGAGGCTTTGTCTTCTTCGCGCCGTTTCCAGTTGTGGAACATGCCCGCCTGGCGCGGCCGCATCAATGGCAGGCGGTGCAACTGGCCGTGCGCCACTTGCTGCGCAGCGCAGGCGCGCCGGCCTGGCCGGATAACGGCGGCATCATTTGGCATCCGTTGGGAACCGGCAAAATCAAAACCCTGAGCGCGCTGGTGGTGAAATTGCGGCGAATCGCCACCTTTCACCAGACCACGCTGTTGCTCATCACCGATTGCGAAAAAAGCCGGCGCCAGCTCGTCGAGGCGTGTGAGCATCACGGCTTGCCGGCGCCACTGCACGCCGATCAAAGCGATCTCCTGGCGCGACTCCTGCGTCAGCATCCCGGCGCAACGGTTCTGGCCAACACCGACTGTTTTGCGGAGCATACGGAGACTCGCGTCGGCCAGCCGGAAGCAACGGCGCAACCGCCCGCCCGCGCCCTCATCGCACTCATCGATTGCCATGATCACGGCGAAGCGTCGGAATGGTCCGGCCGCTTCCGGCGCGCTTTGCCGCAGGCCTGTCTCGTGGGATTGACGGCCACGCCCGCGCCACGCAACCGGCAACAGTTCCCTGTGGGCATGCGCGATTATCTGCACCTCTACACCTACCGCCAAGCCCGGCAGGACGGCCTGTTGGTGCCGGTCTATTGTGAAAGCCCGCTGCCGGAACGGCAACCCCAGCAAACCACTTCGACCACTCCCGCGCCGGCCGCAACCGGGCACCCCGTGCGCGAGGTGCAGGTGGCGCTGCAATTCGATCGCATCAGCGCCATCGCCGCGAACCTTGTTGAGCATTTCCAGCACAACGTTGCCGCCAATGGCTTCAAAGCCATGCTGTTGACTTGCAGTGATCAAGCCACGGCGCTCTACTATCAGGCGCTGGCTGCGCACAACCTTGCGCCGGTGGCAGTACGCTTTGCGCAACCGCCGGCAACAGACAGTTCCTGGCGCGACCTTTATCTCAATATTCCCGATCACAGTCATGCCCTGCACCGGCTGCACACCGAATCCGGCCCGCTGCTGCTGATCACTTCTTCCGCTGCCGGATTGGCAACACCGCCACCGGAACTGCAGGCGATTTATCTCGATCAACCTGCCACCGGCGCGCGCTTGCTGCACTTCGCCGGCCTCACTGCCGGCATGGGTGCGCCATTCAAGATGAACGGCCTGCTGGTGGATTACTGGGGCGTCACCGCGAACCTCGAGGAAGCGCTGGCGGAATTCGATCCGCAAGAGGTGCAGCATGTGCTCGCGCCGCGCTTTGCCGAAGCCCGTTTCGAAGAGTTGCAGCGGTGCCACCTCGCGGTGCTCGCTTGTTTCGAAACCCATCTCTCCCGCCTGAGCACCGAGCAGTGGCTGCTCGCGCTGACGCCGGCGGAAGCGCGCCAAACCTTCAGCAAAACCTTCCTCGCCTTCGTCCGCCTGCTCGATGCCTTGCTGCCGCACGCGCAAGCCCGCAAGCTGCTGGGCGAAGCGCGCTGGTTTGATTCGATCCGGCAGGAAGCGGCAAGTTTCTACTTTGATGATTCCCTGGCGAGGGCGCAGCCGAGCCCCAAAGTCCGGGACTTGATGGCGCGCCACGTCGAAGAAGTGCCGCAGCTCAGCCTCAAGGAGTATGTTTCGGTTTATGACAAGAGCTTCGAGATGGAGGTGGAACGCCTGATCTCGCCGCTGGCAAAGCTGGCCCGGCTGCAACACGCGCTGCTGCATGAAACCAATCTGCGCCGCGCCCGTGATCCCGCATTTTTTGAAGCGCTGCTGCAACGCACCGAGGAGATTCTGCGCGAGCGGCTGCAAGGCCGCAGCGATGACGACGCGACGCAACGCCGGTTATGGGAGCAGATCACGATTTTGCGCGCCGGCCCGGCGGCGACTGCCGCTGCGCTGCATCTCTCTGAAGATGCTTTTGCGGTGTTTGGGATCCTGCAGAAGGCCCTCGCCGCCGATACCGCCGAGGCCACGCAACGGCGGGAACAACATCGCGCCATGGCGAATGAAATGCTCGCTGCCGTCACGCCCGCGCTGGGAATCATCGATTGGAACATCAAAGAAGATCTCCAGCGCGAAATGCGGCGCCAGCTCAAGCGGGTGCTGCGTAATGCCCGCTGCCCCAGCTCGGCCGTAGAGCCGCTCACCGCGGCCGTGATGCAGCTCATTCACGCGCGCTTTGGCAAGAAGGTGGTGTATCGGCGATCCTGA
- a CDS encoding YdjY domain-containing protein, giving the protein MTLSRLALAIFLLGCLARHNVLAQTVALPPDTSPLIADSARREVRIRAIYQPERFSGFLRATPNYHLLVWQGGGAAGAALFRTVVPDTVLIAALERLGAVAGNNLTMEAWSKRHEANHPAPQTRMAGTRVDILVGWEGLPEPLPLAALLDDPGKQGLDFRFGGNRSLIHHWHSGCLVCLYSCPGAKIGNAAYTVRDYAVHKTKFTPKKERLPKSGSPVVLHFRIIS; this is encoded by the coding sequence ATGACCCTCTCTCGCTTGGCGCTCGCGATCTTCTTGCTGGGCTGCCTGGCCCGGCACAACGTGCTTGCACAAACCGTGGCATTGCCGCCGGACACGTCACCTCTGATTGCAGATTCAGCCCGCCGGGAAGTGCGCATTCGTGCGATCTATCAGCCGGAGAGATTCTCGGGATTCCTGCGCGCAACGCCGAATTATCACCTGCTGGTTTGGCAGGGCGGCGGCGCTGCCGGTGCAGCTTTGTTTCGCACGGTTGTGCCGGACACGGTCCTGATCGCCGCCCTGGAACGCCTCGGCGCCGTGGCCGGCAACAATCTGACCATGGAGGCGTGGAGCAAACGTCACGAGGCCAATCATCCGGCGCCCCAAACCAGAATGGCCGGCACGCGCGTTGACATTCTCGTGGGATGGGAAGGCTTGCCTGAGCCGTTGCCGCTGGCCGCACTGCTCGACGATCCCGGCAAACAGGGGCTCGATTTTCGTTTCGGAGGGAATCGCAGCCTGATTCATCACTGGCATTCGGGATGTTTGGTGTGTTTGTATTCCTGCCCGGGCGCGAAGATCGGCAATGCCGCCTACACCGTGCGCGATTATGCCGTGCACAAGACCAAATTCACCCCCAAAAAAGAAAGGCTGCCCAAGAGCGGCAGCCCAGTCGTGCTTCATTTTCGCATCATTTCTTGA
- a CDS encoding 3-hydroxyacyl-CoA dehydrogenase NAD-binding domain-containing protein, with product MNVKTVGVVGCGLMGSGIAQISAQAGYRTIVREMNEQLLQKGLARIQDFLAKSVAKGKLTEAQKQTVLGNLTGTTKLADLYSADLVIEAVSENLALKKEIFTDLDRGCAAHAIFASNTSSLTITEMAAATQRPDRFVGLHFFNPVPLMKLVEVVRTIATSAQTFQTAFAFAKTLGKEPIACKDNSGFVVNFLLVPYLLDAIRAVENGVASVEDIDKGMMLGCGYPMGPLTLLDFVGLDTTLAIANIMFEEFHDAKYAPPPLLRKMVLAGLHGKKTGRGFYDYSGDKPVVVDLGL from the coding sequence ATGAACGTGAAAACCGTCGGCGTCGTCGGCTGCGGCCTGATGGGCTCGGGCATCGCGCAGATCAGCGCGCAAGCCGGCTACCGGACCATCGTGCGCGAAATGAATGAGCAACTGCTGCAAAAAGGCCTGGCGCGGATTCAGGATTTCCTGGCCAAGAGCGTTGCCAAAGGCAAACTCACCGAAGCGCAGAAACAAACCGTGCTGGGCAATCTCACCGGCACCACCAAGCTGGCGGATCTGTACAGCGCCGATCTCGTCATCGAAGCGGTGAGTGAAAACCTCGCGCTCAAGAAGGAAATCTTCACCGATCTGGACCGCGGCTGCGCGGCGCACGCCATTTTTGCCAGCAACACCTCCTCGTTGACGATCACCGAAATGGCGGCCGCCACCCAACGGCCGGACCGCTTCGTCGGCCTGCATTTCTTCAATCCCGTGCCGCTGATGAAACTGGTGGAAGTGGTGCGCACGATCGCGACCAGCGCCCAAACCTTCCAAACCGCTTTTGCCTTTGCCAAAACGCTCGGCAAGGAACCCATCGCCTGCAAAGACAATTCCGGCTTTGTCGTCAATTTTCTTCTGGTGCCTTACCTGCTGGACGCCATCCGCGCGGTGGAAAACGGCGTGGCCTCGGTGGAGGACATCGACAAGGGCATGATGCTCGGCTGCGGCTACCCCATGGGGCCGTTGACGCTGCTCGATTTCGTCGGCCTGGACACCACCCTCGCCATTGCCAACATCATGTTCGAAGAATTTCACGACGCGAAATACGCGCCGCCGCCCCTGCTGCGCAAGATGGTGCTCGCCGGTTTGCACGGCAAAAAAACCGGCCGGGGATTCTACGATTACTCCGGTGACAAGCCCGTCGTCGTGGATTTGGGGCTGTAG
- a CDS encoding trypsin-like peptidase domain-containing protein yields the protein MQEQPRPASRRWARPHSRRFLSLAVIAALFLPPAAESSAQTPQTPAHAQTAPPNFVQAASRIVPAVVAVSCRRVLSSYDWNRYRELKQRDRGREPQPLPELQQRSTGSGLIISADGYLLTNTHVVEFADKITVTLHDQRTFPAQLIGADPLSEIAVLKIAAAQLQPAALGNSQTTQVGEWVLAVGNPLELRFTVTAGIVSAKGRQLNVIQENFGVEHFLQTDAAINPGNSGGGLFNLNGEAIGVITAIATETGYDVGLGFAVPISLAMRIAGDLMRTGKVARGYLGVVLRPVQELEARALGLAAPTGVFIDDLYEDSPALAAGLQPADVILRLDGMPVTQTNDVQAIIAALKPGTLITLEIFREQRVLKVHARLGELPASEPLALAPAPRPAFVNVGISAENLSALDELSLKQPWRHGVKVTAVARYSPAEQAGLLSDDIIVAVNRKPVPNTEELAKQLRRFAPGAAVMLAVSRAAGLYHLFLEVY from the coding sequence ATGCAGGAGCAACCTCGCCCGGCATCGCGCCGGTGGGCGCGGCCGCATTCCCGCCGTTTTCTGTCGCTTGCTGTGATCGCGGCTTTGTTCCTCCCGCCCGCCGCGGAATCTTCCGCGCAAACGCCGCAGACTCCCGCTCACGCGCAGACCGCGCCCCCGAACTTTGTGCAGGCTGCCAGCCGCATCGTGCCCGCGGTGGTGGCGGTGTCCTGCCGGCGCGTCCTCTCTTCGTATGATTGGAATCGTTATCGCGAGCTGAAACAGCGCGACCGCGGCCGGGAGCCCCAGCCGCTGCCCGAGCTGCAACAGCGCAGCACCGGCTCCGGCCTGATCATCTCCGCGGACGGCTATCTGCTCACCAACACCCACGTGGTGGAATTCGCCGACAAAATCACGGTGACGTTGCATGATCAGCGCACGTTCCCGGCGCAATTGATCGGCGCTGATCCGCTCTCGGAAATCGCGGTGCTCAAAATCGCGGCGGCCCAGCTTCAGCCGGCAGCTCTGGGAAATTCACAAACCACGCAGGTGGGCGAGTGGGTGCTGGCCGTCGGCAATCCGCTGGAGTTGCGCTTCACGGTGACGGCCGGCATCGTGAGTGCGAAAGGCCGCCAGCTCAATGTGATTCAGGAGAATTTCGGCGTCGAGCATTTTCTGCAAACCGATGCCGCCATCAATCCCGGCAACAGCGGCGGCGGGCTGTTCAATCTCAACGGCGAGGCCATTGGCGTGATCACCGCAATCGCCACGGAAACGGGCTACGACGTCGGCTTGGGCTTCGCGGTGCCGATCAGTTTGGCCATGCGCATCGCCGGCGACTTGATGCGAACCGGCAAAGTTGCACGCGGCTATCTCGGCGTGGTGCTGCGGCCGGTGCAAGAGTTGGAAGCGCGTGCCCTGGGACTGGCCGCGCCCACCGGCGTCTTCATTGACGATCTCTACGAGGACAGTCCCGCGCTCGCAGCAGGCCTGCAACCGGCGGATGTCATTCTCCGCCTCGACGGCATGCCGGTGACGCAGACCAACGACGTGCAGGCGATCATTGCGGCGCTGAAGCCGGGTACGCTGATCACCCTGGAGATATTTCGCGAGCAGCGCGTGCTGAAGGTACACGCGCGGCTCGGTGAGCTGCCGGCCAGTGAACCCCTGGCGCTCGCGCCTGCGCCACGGCCGGCATTCGTGAATGTAGGCATCAGCGCGGAGAATCTCAGCGCTCTGGACGAGCTGAGTTTGAAGCAGCCCTGGCGCCACGGCGTGAAAGTCACGGCGGTCGCGCGCTACAGTCCGGCGGAACAAGCGGGGCTATTGAGCGATGACATCATTGTGGCAGTGAATCGCAAGCCGGTGCCAAACACCGAAGAGCTGGCGAAACAATTGCGCCGTTTTGCGCCCGGCGCGGCGGTCATGCTGGCGGTGTCGCGCGCGGCCGGCCTGTATCATCTCTTCCTTGAAGTCTATTGA
- a CDS encoding outer membrane beta-barrel protein, with product MTKTFWVTLAAGMLFLSAAHAQSLAVGPQLGYQEAKDADRGRLMAGAALRLPLSAMLALEAAINYRQEKYSNDGLTVRSWPVMASALIYPIPLVHGTAGAGWYNTTFDFNQSKAGFGEIEDETTQKFGWHFGGGIDLPVGKSTVLAADIRYVFLDYAFKALPGSRDLKSDFYVISAGLLWEL from the coding sequence ATGACAAAGACATTCTGGGTGACCCTTGCCGCCGGTATGCTCTTCCTCAGCGCGGCCCACGCACAGAGTCTGGCAGTGGGACCGCAGCTCGGCTATCAAGAAGCAAAGGATGCGGACCGCGGCCGCCTCATGGCGGGCGCGGCCTTGCGCCTGCCGCTCTCTGCCATGCTGGCGCTCGAGGCCGCAATTAATTATCGCCAGGAGAAATACTCCAACGACGGTCTGACCGTGCGGAGCTGGCCGGTGATGGCCTCCGCGTTGATCTATCCCATTCCCCTGGTGCACGGCACTGCCGGCGCCGGTTGGTACAACACCACGTTCGATTTCAATCAAAGCAAAGCGGGATTCGGCGAAATCGAGGACGAAACCACGCAGAAGTTTGGTTGGCATTTTGGCGGTGGGATTGATCTACCGGTGGGTAAGAGTACCGTCCTGGCTGCCGACATTCGTTATGTCTTCCTCGACTATGCTTTCAAGGCGCTGCCGGGCAGCCGTGATCTCAAGAGTGATTTCTATGTGATCAGTGCGGGATTGCTGTGGGAACTCTGA
- the lepB gene encoding signal peptidase I translates to MKSSAGNGSPNYAGFWVRLGSLSLDGIVLLPIPLLYFSILGVIHPALSTGAYLKLGFFFLLGFAVAVMVVYFSWFNAAGRQTLGKKLFGLQITDGAGKPIPLRQSFGRALAYFADTVILGVGHLFIPFNRKKRALHDMLAKTYVLRIQQRRRFEPLLIVMALLGSGICSLWIAGTIRSSYLQTFRISTGAQKPTILTGDFIMVDKLWARKQTPERGDIIVFKYPVDPRLDYVKRCVALPGERVEIRAGTVWVNGTEESLELLTQDYDSEEGQHVLEYLARWPNGRSYRIRHYAGHDRTTENHGPIVVPEDSYFVMGDNRENSSDSRYWGFVPQQNIMGKAGIVYWSWDRQVPLSDWIKKVRWSRIGEVLQ, encoded by the coding sequence ATGAAAAGTAGCGCAGGCAACGGCTCACCGAATTATGCCGGTTTCTGGGTCAGGCTTGGAAGCCTCAGTCTCGACGGCATCGTTCTTCTACCGATACCGTTGCTTTACTTTTCGATTCTGGGAGTGATACACCCGGCACTGTCGACGGGAGCTTATCTGAAATTAGGTTTCTTCTTTCTTTTGGGTTTTGCTGTGGCAGTCATGGTCGTCTACTTTTCCTGGTTCAATGCAGCGGGACGGCAGACGTTGGGGAAAAAGCTGTTCGGGCTTCAAATAACGGATGGCGCAGGCAAACCAATTCCTCTCCGGCAAAGTTTTGGGCGCGCTCTGGCATACTTTGCAGATACCGTAATTCTGGGTGTCGGCCACTTGTTTATCCCGTTCAATCGCAAGAAGCGGGCATTACATGATATGCTGGCAAAAACGTACGTGCTCAGAATTCAACAACGGAGACGCTTTGAGCCGCTTCTGATTGTCATGGCATTGCTTGGGTCTGGCATATGCTCTCTCTGGATCGCAGGGACGATACGCAGCTCCTACCTGCAGACTTTTCGCATATCAACTGGCGCACAAAAGCCCACAATTTTGACTGGCGACTTTATTATGGTTGACAAGCTCTGGGCGAGAAAACAGACGCCAGAGCGTGGAGACATTATCGTTTTCAAATATCCAGTGGACCCGCGGCTCGATTATGTCAAAAGATGCGTCGCGTTACCAGGGGAAAGGGTGGAGATTCGTGCAGGCACGGTTTGGGTGAACGGCACGGAGGAATCGCTTGAGTTGCTCACGCAAGACTATGATTCCGAAGAAGGCCAACATGTTTTGGAATATCTGGCGAGATGGCCAAATGGGCGTTCGTACCGCATTCGACATTATGCCGGCCACGATCGCACCACGGAAAATCACGGCCCGATTGTCGTACCGGAGGATTCATACTTTGTGATGGGAGATAATCGCGAAAATTCGTCGGATAGTCGTTATTGGGGTTTTGTGCCGCAACAGAATATCATGGGGAAAGCAGGGATTGTCTATTGGTCGTGGGATCGCCAGGTCCCGCTTTCTGATTGGATCAAGAAAGTTCGTTGGTCTCGCATTGGTGAGGTTTTGCAGTAG